A genome region from Nicotiana tabacum cultivar K326 chromosome 13, ASM71507v2, whole genome shotgun sequence includes the following:
- the LOC107771372 gene encoding sugar transport protein 14 has product MAGGGFGDDKGGARAHLYEYRITGYFVFACVVAAMGGSLFGYDLGVSGGVTSMDDFLKEFFPKVYRRKHARLQETDYCKYDNQILTLFTSSLYFAALVSTFGASYVTRNKGRRASILCGAVSFFLGAILNAFAKNIAMLIIGRCLLGVGIGFGNQAVPLYLSEMAPAKVRGAVNQLFQLTTCLGILIANFINYATDKIHPWGWRLSLGLATVPAAIMFIGGLFLPETPNSLVEQGRLEEARQVLEKVRGTTKVDAEFADLKDASDAARAIKHPFRNLLKRKNRPQLVIGALGIPAFQQLTGMNSILFYAPVIFQSLGFGSGASLYSSAITSGALVLATFISMAFVDKFGRRAFFLEAGAEMICVLVAVAVTLALKFGEGEALPKGIGVFLVVIICIFVVAYGRSWGPLGWLVPSELFPLETRSAGQSVVVCVNMIFTALIAQCFLVSLCHLKYGIFLLFAGLIFIMSCFIFFLLPETKQVPIEEIYLLWQNHWFWKSYCTPGENEHDLDGKPGSQI; this is encoded by the exons ATGGCTGGTGGAGGATTTGGTGATGACAAAGGAGGAGCAAGAGCTCATCTTTATGAGTATAGGATTACTGGGTATTTCGTTTTTGCTTGTGTTGTTGCAGCCATGGGAGGATCCCTTTTTGGGTATGATCTTGGTGTTTCTG GCGGGGTGACTTCCATGGATGATTTCTTGAAAGAGTTCTTCCCAAAAGTGTACAGAAGGAAGCATGCACGTCTCCAAGAAACTGACTACTGTAAATATGACAATCAGATACTCACACTCTTTACTTCCTCTTTGTACTTTGCTGCACTTGTTTCCACATTTGGTGCTTCATATGTTACCCGCAACAAAGGCCGTCGAGCCAGTATACTCTGTGGAGCAGTCAGTTTCTTTCTTGGTGCAATACTGAATGCATTTGCAAAGAACATTGCAATGCTGATCATTGGTCGATGTCTTCTTGGAGTTGGCATTGGATTTGGCAACCAG GCAGTTCCTCTGTATCTCTCAGAAATGGCACCTGCAAAAGTCCGAGGAGCAGTCAACCAACTCTTTCAACTGACAACTTGTTTGGGGATATTGATAGCCAACTTTATCAACTATGCAACCGACAAAATCCATCCATGGGGATGGAGATTATCGCTTGGCTTAGCCACAGTTCCTGCTGCAATAATGTTCATTGGTGGGCTTTTCCTTCCCGAGACCCCAAACAGTCTCGTAGAACAGGGTAGATTAGAGGAAGCAAGACAAGTCTTGGAGAAAGTTAGAGGTACCACAAAAGTTGATGCAGAGTTTGCTGATCTTAAAGATGCAAGTGATGCTGCCAGAGCCATAAAACATCCATTCAGGAACCTCCTCAAGAGGAAGAACCGTCCTCAATTGGTAATAGGAGCACTCGGAATCCCAGCATTCCAACAGCTCACTGGCATGAACTCCATTCTTTTCTATGCCCCTGTCATCTTTCAGAGCTTAGGCTTTGGCTCAGGAGCATCATTGTATTCATCTGCTATCACCAGTGGTGCACTTGTTCTAGCTACATTCATTTCCATGGCTTTTGTTGACAAGTTTGGAAGAAGAGCTTTCTTTCTTGAAGCTGGAGCTGAAATGATCTGTGTCTTG GTAGCAGTTGCTGTTACTCTAGCTTTGAAGTTCGGAGAAGGTGAAGCGCTCCCAAAAGGAATTGGTGTCTTCCTTGTAGTCATAATCTGCATATTTGTTGTGGCTTATGGTAGGTCTTGGGGTCCCTTAGGTTGGCTGGTTCCAAGTGAACTCTTTCCCCTGGAAACACGGTCAGCAGGACAGAGTGTGGTGGTCTGTGTCAATATGATCTTCACAGCCCTCATTGCGCAGTGTTTCCTTGTGTCCCTCTGTCACCTCAAATATGGAATCTTTCTGTTGTTCGCGGGTTTGATATTCATCATgagctgcttcatcttcttcctcttgcCCGAGACAAAGCAGGTTCCGATAGAGGAAATATATTTGCTTTGGCAAAATCATTGGTTCTGGAAAAGCTACTGCACCCCGGGGGAGAATGAACATGATTTGGACGGGAAGCCTGGATCACAGATCTAA
- the LOC107771371 gene encoding CRS2-associated factor 1, chloroplastic, whose amino-acid sequence MGSRTLIQFPIFSPPAPPHNHRPATEVRFSRWNNANAEKFIRHERTQKEIEDEIRFHKRFDSALNIANNYNPAPPTPITEKKTFKSIGTPSSPSSPSIPGKKSKYSRNFQKNTHPAFKPFVRPRNIPKDSGETTEKSAIDIKVDENGVCYEFPEAPFVYQYSYTETPKLKPNKLREPLVSPFGPESMRRPWTGRKPLPPSKKNLPEFDSFKLPPPHKKGVKPVQAPGPFLEGSGPKYVRSREEVLGEPLTKEEMMQLIDSCKKTTRQLNIGRDGLTHNMLENIHAHWKRKRVCKIKCKGVCTVDMDNVCDKLEEKTGGKIIYHKGGLIYLFRGRNYNYKTRPHFPLMLWRPVTPVYPRLVRRVPEGLTLEEATEMRKKGRNLIPICKLGKNGVYCDLAKNIREAFEACELVRINCQGMNPSDYRKIGAKLKDLVPCVLISFEQEHILMWRGRDWVSSLPDDKEKPQRRKGSKADNAASTYRSFEGQLVESTSGSPSLLITGMNPCNLSASVSPLVEEDAEYVRSNVTQEDGSEGNYLESSNKVPLDVSAVTTTEEISGSESPLVYAGDDTGDNSRILSECKTRLDDSVVVPENVLRSASDDVNKSDSSSLVPLTGYKVHSVSEDTNQCYQLVSSSAPWTDGILLLWKQAIESGSAVLLDDSSLDADIVYERAVTLFRSVPPGPVFQHRSKKVPVQRPEGEETGDLEVQGTKNSPTSSRKETVVSGRRETAVSGSKVNSTKSTRKEKMKGIREDYLNVVPKGSLGVDELAKLLA is encoded by the exons ATGGGTTCAAGAACCCTAATCCAATTCCCAATTTTCTCACCACCTGCTCCACCACACAACCACCGGCCAGCCACTGAAGTCCGCTTCTCCCGTTGGAACAACGCCAACGCCGAGAAATTCATCCGCCATGAACGAACTCAGAAGGAAATCGAAGACGAAATCCGCTTCCATAAACGCTTCGATTCGGCTCTCAACATTGCCAATAATTACAACCCTGCCCCTCCAACCCCCATCACCGAAAAAAAAACCTTCAAATCCATTGGCACTCCTTCATCTCCCTCTTCACCTTCCATCCCcggaaaaaaatcaaaatattccAGGAACTTCCAGAAGAATACACACCCCGCATTTAAACCTTTTGTTAGACCCCGGAACATTCCAAAAGATTCTGGGGAAACAACAGAAAAATCAGCTATTGATATTAAAGTTGATGAAAATGGTGTTTGTTATGAATTCCCAGAAGCTCCTTTCGTGTATCAGTACAGTTATACTGAAACACCAAAGTTGAAGCCTAATAAGTTGCGTGAACCCTTAGTGTCACCATTTGGGCCTGAGTCAATGCGGAGGCCATGGACCGGTCGGAAACCATTGCCTCCGAGCAAGAAGAACCTTCCAGAATTTGATTCGTTTAAGCTGCCACCGCCCCATAAAAAAGGGGTAAAGCCGGTTCAGGCTCCTGGACCATTCCTGGAAGGGTCCGGGCCCAAGTATGTTAGGTCTAGAGAGGAGGTATTGGGAGAGCCATTGACCAAGGAAGAAATGATGCAGCTTATAGATAGTTGTAAGAAAACAACACGGCAATTGAATATAG GACGAGATGGCTTAACACATAACATGTTGGAGAATATCCATGCTCACTGGAAGCGGAAAAGGGTGTGCAAGATAAAATGCAAGGGAGTGTGTACTGTGGACATGGACAATGTCTGTGACAAGTTAGAG GAAAAGACAGGTGGGAAAATTATCTATCATAAAGGTGGTTTGATATACCTTTTCCGTGGTCGAAACTACAACTACAAGACTCGGCCACACTTTCCTCTTATGTTATGGCGGCCTGTGACTCCTGTATACCCAAGGTTGGTCCGACGAGTTCCTGAGGGTTTGACTTTAGAGGAAGCTACTGAAATGCGCAAAAAAGGACGCAATCTGATACCTATCTGCAAGCTTG GGAAAAATGGGGTGTATTGTGATCTTGCAAAGAATATCAGAGAAGCATTTGAAGCTTGTGAATTGGTGCGTATAAATTGTCAAGGAATGAACCCAAGTGACTATAGGAAGATAGGCGCCAAGCTTAAG GATCTTGTCCCATGTGTGTTAATCTCTTTTGAGCAAGAGCACATACTCATGTGGAGAGGACGGGATTGGGTATCCTCTCTACCTGACGACAAAGAGAAACCTCAGAGAAGGAAGGGTTCTAAAGCTGATAATGCTGCCAGCACTTACCGATCCTTTGAAGGCCAACTGGTTGAATCTACATCAGGAAGTCCAAGCTTACTAATTACAGGAATGAATCCTTGCAATCTCAGTGCTAGCGTTTCTCCTCTGGTTGAGGAAGATGCAGAATATGTAAGAAGCAATGTTACACAGGAAGATGGATCAGAGGGTAACTATTTGGAATCGTCCAATAAGGTTCCTTTAGATGTTAGTGCTGTTACAACTACGGAGGAGATCAGTGGAAGTGAAAGCCCTCTGGTTTATGCAGGAGATGATACAGGTGACAATTCTAGAATTCTTAGTGAGTGCAAAACAAGGTTGGATGATTCAGTTGTGGTGCCAGAAAATGTGTTGAGGAGTGCTTCAGATGATGTAAACAAATCTGATTCCTCATCTTTGGTTCCGTTGACTGGTTACAAGGTGCATTCTGTATCCGAAGATACAAACCAGTGCTATCAGCTGGTAAGCTCAAGTGCACCCTGGACGGATGGAATTTTACTACTTTGGAAGCAGGCTATTGAAAGTGGGAGTGCAGTCCTATTAGATGATTCTAGTTTGGATGCTGACATTGTGTACGAAAGGGCAGTTACTCTCTTCAGGTCTGTCCCACCTGGACCAGTTTTTCAGCATCGGTCTAAGAAAGTGCCAGTTCAGAGACCTGAGGGAGAAGAAACTGGTGATTTGGAGGTACAAGGCACCAAAAACTCACCAACTTCGTCGAGAAAAGAAACTGTTGTTTCAGGTAGAAGAGAAACTGCTGTTTCAGGTAGTAAAGTCAATTCAACAAAGAGTACTAGAAAGGAGAAGATGAAGGGTATTAGAGAAGATTATCTAAATGTAGTACCAAAAGGAAGCTTAGGAGTAGATGAGCTTGCGAAATTACTAGCTTAG